A region of the Gemmatimonadaceae bacterium genome:
GTCGCCTCGACCCTAGCCGCGACCTTCTCCGCGATCGCCGACACGCGGCTCACGATCTCCGCCGCCTGATCGTTCAATCGCTTCGCCACGGCTTTGTCGGTGATGGACGTGGCGTTGATGCGCACGTTGTACGACGCGGCTTTGCAGCCGGCCTCCGCGAGCAGCGCCGCCACCCCCGCATCCGATACGGCGTTCGTGTTTCCACGCTCGGCCGCGGCCAGCGCCAGCTCGGCGACTTCGGCGCAGGCGCGCGCGGTCTCCAGGGGCACGTCCGCCGCCTTCGTGAGGGAAGCCTGGATGGCTGCCTCGCGCGCCGCCTGGTCGGCGTCTGTCTCCCTGGGCAGCGCGTACGCGGTGGAGACTTCGGTGTAGGCGTCCGCGTCGCGCTTGACCAGCGCTGACAATGTGTTGCCGAGCGCCGCGGCGCGGATCGCGAGCTCCTGCATCTCCGCTTCGGCGGACGCGTACTTCTTCTTGCCGATGGTAAGACCGGCTACCATTTGCGCCAGCGCCGCGCCCAGAGCGCCCGCGTGCGCGGCGACGCTGCCGCCGCCGGGCGCCGGCGCGGACGAAGCCAGCGCGCCGAGGAAGCCGCTGACGCTCTCGCCGCCCGCCGCGTGCTCGCGCACGCGCGCCTCGAGCACCTGCTCGGTCGTGAACTGCGCCAGCTGAAGATGGTGCGCGGCGGTCTCGAACAGCGCGCTCTCCGGCACGAGTCCGACGATCTCGCTCCACGTCACCGGGACGCCGTGCGCCTGCGCTTCCATCCGGATGAAGTCGAAGACGCGATGCACCGGCGTCTGTGTTGTGTCCACCAGGTTCATCGAGACCTGCGCCTGGCCGTCCACCTCGAGACCGAGCCCCTTCACGTAGCGGAAGCCGCCGGACGAGCCGCGCACCGCCTTCGCGATCTTCTTCGCCACGGGGAGGTTCGACGCCGCGCCGAGATAGACGTTGTACGCAACGAGGAACGGCCGCGCGCCGATGGCGACGGCGCCGAAAGTGGGATGACAGCGGTTGGGGCCGAAGTCGGGCTCGCGCTCCGGATTGGTGCCGATCTCGGCAAGCAGGCCCTCGAACTGGCCCCGCCGCACGTCGGCGAGGTTCTCGCGAGTCGGGCGGGTGGCCGCGCGCTCGTACAGGTAGACCGGAATCTCCAGCTCGCGCCCCACGCGCTCGCCGAGCGCGCGCGCGAGCGCGACGCAGTCTTCCATCGTCGTGCCTTCGAGCGGGATGAAGGGCACTACGTCGGTCGCGCCCATCCGCGGGTGCTCGCCGGTGTGCTTGGTCAGGTCGATCCGGTCACGCGCTTCCCGAATCCCGGCGAACGCCGCATTGACAGCCGCGTCCAGCGGGGCGACGAACGTGATGACCGAGCGATTGTGTGAGTCGTCGGACGACACGTCGAGCATGGCGACCCCCTCGACCGACGCGATGGCCGAGCGGATGGCTTCGATTACTTCGGGGCGCCGTCCCTCGGAGAAATTGGGGACGCATTCGACGAGTTTCATGGGGCGTAAGATAAGTGACTAGTGACTAGTGACTAGTGACTAGTGACTAGTCACTGCTCCACGGCCTCGTCCAACGTGCGTAGGAGCCACGCGTGCATTTCGCGTCCGCCGGCAACGTACGCGCCGAAGCCGGGAATCGCATCCGTGCCCTGGAGGTCGGTGACGAGGCCGCCGGCTTCGCGGATCAGCAGAACCCCAGCGGCCACGTCCCACGGCGCGAGGCCGAGCTCCCAGAAGGCATCGAACCGGCCGCACGCGGTGTCGGCGAGATCGAGCGCCGCCGAGCCCGCGCGGCGGACGCCGGCGGTGCGGCGAGTGACCAGCGCGAACTGCCGGAGAAATTGCGGCAGATGCTCGAGCTGCTTGAAGGGGAACCCGGTGCCGATCAGCGCGCGCTCGGGCGCGGTCTCGTTCGATACGCGGATCGGCTCGCCGTTCAGCGTCGCGCCGCAGCCCGCGGACGCGGCGAACAGCTCGCGCGTTTGCACGTTGAGAATCGCGCCGGCGAGCAGGTCGTCTCCGTAAGCGGCGCCGATGGACACGGCGTAGTGCGGGAAGCCGTGCAGGAAGTTCGTGGTGCCGTCGAGCGGATCGATGATGAACGACAGCCCGGCGCCCGAGACTGCCTCGGGGGAGAACTCCTCGCCGATGATGATCGCGCCGGCGAACTCTTTGCCGAGCACCGACAGGATGTGTTGCTCTGCGTTCCTGTCCACTTCGCTGACAAAGTCGGCCGCGCCCTTGTGCTCCCACACGAGCGAGGACGAAGTCGGCGCGGCGCTCCGGATGATTTCGCCGGCGCCCAGTGCGGCCGCCTGCACGGTGCGCGCGAGGCGGGACAGCTCAGCGGCGTCGAGGCTCACGGGATCCGTCTGTTTTGTCGTTCAGGCTGGACTCTGCGTAAAGGCGACCTCCACGAATTCGGAGGAGGGATCCGAGCTGTTGGCGGTGAGTCGAACAATCAGTTGAGAGCGGGAAGTAAGACAAGCGGAGCACCAGTGTTGAGCCATAAGTACTGGCACGGCTCAGAACTTGGCAGTCCCGAAGCGTACTTCCTGCTGTCCACTAATCAACTCACGGCTAACAGCTTGGATTCCCTTGCCACCCAATCATGGGCAGCGTACAAGCAAGCTAACGCCTAAATTCTCTCCCCAATGTCACGGATCTTCAGCGGGATTCAACCGTCCGGCGAGCTGCACATCGGCAACTACCTGGGCGCCGTGAAGAACTGGGTCGCGCTGCAGCAGCGGTTCGATTCGTTCTACTGCATCGTGGATTACCACGCCATCACCGTCGAGTACGACCCCGCGCTGCTGCGCGAGCGGACGCGCGACATGGCGATCTCGATTCTGGCGTCGGGCGTGGATCCCGAGCGTGCCGTGCTGTTCCTGCAGTCGGCGGTGCCGGAGCACACGGAACTCGCGTGGATCTTCAACACGATCACACCGCTCGGCGAGCTCGAGCGGCAGACCCAGTTCAAGGACAAGTCCAGCCGGCAGGAAAGCATCCCGGTCGGCCTGCTTACGTATCCGGTGCTGCAGGCCGCCGACATCCTGCTGTACAAGGCCGATCTGGTCCCCGTGGGCGAGGACCAGCTGCAGCATCTCGAGCTCTCGCGCGAGGTGGCGCGGAAGTGGAATCTGCGCTTCTCGCCGGAGAAGCCCTTCTTCCCGGAGCCGAGAGAGGAGGTCACGCCGACGGCGCGCGTCATGGGGCTGGACGGAAACGCGAAGATGTCGAAGTCGCTCGGCAACTCCGTGGGGCTGCTCGAGGAGCCGGCGGCAATCTGGGAAAAGCTGAAGCCGGCGGTGACGGATCCCGCGCGCGTGCGCCGCACGGATCCCGGCACGCCGGAGGTGTGCAACATCTACCACCTGCACAAGGCGTTCAGCCCGCCGGACACGGTGAAGCACGTCGCGCTGCAGTGCAGCACCGCTGGCTGGGGGTGCATCGACTGCAAGAAGGTGCTGTTCGAATCCATGAAGAAGGAGCTGGATCCGATTCGCGAGCGGGCGGCGGAGATCAGGTCGAATCCGGCCACGGTCGACACGACGCTTCGCGAAGGCGCGGAGAAAGCGCACGCGGTGGCGAAGGAGACGATGCGCGAGGTGAAGGAGCGGATGGGGTTTGCCCCATAGGAGTCCGGCGCGAGAGGCCAAGCGCCTCATAGACCGGATCGCCGAAACGCCGCGCGCCGCCGGCACGGAGGGCGAGGCCCGGGCGAGAAAGTTCTGCGCGGACTATCTGATGCGCGCCGGCTTCGCCGTGACGGAGGAAGAGTTCAGCTATTCCGCGCTGCCGGGCACGTGGGCCGTACCGCTGTTCGGCCTCCTCTCGCTGACCTGGTTCGCCGTGCTGGGCGCGGCACTGGACCACACCGTGCCCGAGCAGACCGTTCGCGCGGCCATGGTTTTTCTGCCGTTGCTGCCGATCCTGTTCCTCGCGGCCAGGAATATGATGCGTCGCCCGCGGTTCATGTTGCGACGCGCGCGCAATCTCATCGCCGTTCGCGGCGGCGCTCCACGGGTCTGGCTGATGGCGCATCTCGATTCCAAGTCACAGCCGGTCCCGATGCTCGTGCGCATCGGCGGGATCCTGCTCGCGTCGTCGGCGATGCTGCTGACAATCGTCGCCTCTTTCATTCCGCGAGTGTACGACCTCGGCAACGCGTTCTGGGTGCCGGTCACGATCGCGGGCACCGCCGGGTCGTTGGCCGTGCTGCTCTCGACTGTCGGGAACCGGTCGCGGGGCGCCCTGGACAACGCAAGCGGCGTTGCGGCCGCCATGCTCACCGCCGCCAATACGCCGACCGGAACCCCGGTCGGCGTCCTGTTGACCAGCGCGGAAGAGGTGGGCCTGGCCGGGGCGTGGGCCTGGGTTCAGGACCAAGCCGAGCGACACGCGACCCGGCATACGAAATATGCGATAAACTTTGACGCCCTCGACGACGTAGGGGCACTTACTTGCATGTCCGATCCGGACAACCCTCTTGCAGGCCAGCTGCGGCTCGCAGCTTCCGAGACCGGGGCCGATCTGAGGGTGAGGAAGGTTCTGCCGGGAATCATGGTCGATTCGTCCGCGCTGAGCCGGTCCGACTGGGATGCCGTGACGATCAGCAAGGGTAATTTTTCGACGCTCGCTCGCATTCACACGCCGGGAGACAGCCCTGATCGACTCACGGGCACGGGTGTCGCGGAAGCGGTCGAGGTGGTCACGAACTTCATGGAAAGAGAGGGCTGAGTGGCGCTGCTACTTCTTGCGATCGTGCTCATCGCATCGCTCATCATGATCCCCTTCGGGCTCCCCGGGCTGTGGGTAATGCTCGGCGCGGCGCTCATTTACGCCTACTCGGGTGGCGGAGCGGCGATCAGCACGGCTACTCTTGTGCTGGTCGCTCTGCTCGCGGGCATCGCCGAGGTGATCGAATACGTGCTCTCGGCGAGGTACGTCCGTATCTACGGAGGGTCTCGCAGGGGCGCGTGGGGTGCCATAATCGGCGGAACGATTGGCGCGATAATGGGTGTACCAATACCTATTATAGGATCGCTGGTCGGAGCGTTCGCCGGATCGTTCGCCGGCGCGCTCATCGCGGAGCTCGGCGCGGGCGCCGAGAAGAGGGATGCGTCGCGCGCCGCGCTCGGAGCGCTGGTGGGAAGGGCGGTCGCAGCGGCCATGAAGGTGGCCATCGGTCTAGGGATTGCGGTTTGGATCTTCTTTGCGGCATGGAGCTGACCAACATGGAAACCGTTCAGGCATGACCGAGCAGCCGGTTCCGTTCGACACCGACACCGACACCGACACCGACACCGGCAGCGTCGAGGCGACCGAGGCGGGCGGCAAGTACGTGTACTGCATCATCCGGCACGACGAGAGTTCAGGCGGAGAATGTCGAGCTGAGACGCCGGCTTGAGCAGCGTAACGCGTGACGGCTTAGCCGTCGCGCCGAGCCAGCAGCTCAGCGGAGAGCGGCTAGCCGAGCTTCTCTCAGTCATCTCGGAAGCCAACGAGTTCTCCACTGCCGCGGCCTTCCTGGTCGCGCAGTTCGCCGACGTCGCGAGCGCCACGCGGGGGTGCGTGCTCACGATCGATCCGCAGCAGCAGCAGCTCGAGTCCGTGGCGGCGGTCGGTTTCGCTCCCGGCGAGAAGCCGGCCATCTCCATCCCGCTCGCCGACGATCGCCACCCCCTGGTGGCGGCAACGCTCTCCCTCCGGCCCGTGTCGTGCGCGAGCTCCGATACGACCGCGTCCGGGATTCCGTTCGGTAGCTGGATCGCGATCCCATTCCCGCAGCCCCAGTTCAAGGGCGCGGTCGATTTCATTCCCGACGACAAGGTCGAGTCGCTCGAGCTCAAGTCGTGCTCGGTGCACATGGCCGATCCGCGCGAGCGCCGTCGCCGCGCCGGCCACGCGCCGTGCGGCATCGTCATTCTCGAGGCGCAGCCGGACGAAGAGATGGTGACGCAGCTGTTTCACGCGGCGTCGCTGGCGGGACCGGTGCTGTCGCGGATGTTCGCGGTGGAGGAATACCGCCGGTCCGCGGAGCGGCTCGACCAGCAGCGCGACCTCCTGAGCGCGCTCATCAACTCGCTGCTCGATCCGATCATCATCACCAGCTCGACGGCCGACATCGTGGTGCAGAACAAGCGCGCCGAGCACCTGCTCTCGATGAAGGAGCGTGACTCCGAGGGTCGCCGCCGCGCGGTCGAGATCAACAACCTCCTGTTCACGTCGCACTTGGCGAAGACCGCCATGGGCGCGCCGGCCGAAGCCGGGGCGCGCGAGCTCAACATGGTGGACCCGGACGAGGGGGCCGACCTGCTGTTCGAGGTGCTCACGCACCGGCTCGAGCCGGACACGGGCATCGAGCCGGGCTCCGTCGTATCCGTCCTGCGCGACGTCACCGACCTTCGCCGTGCGGCGAGGGAGCTGGAGCGGCAGGTGCAGCGCGCGCTCGTGGCCGAGAAGGACGTCACCCGCGAGCGCGACCGCCTGGACCTGATCCTCGAGAACGTGGCGGACCCCATTCTCGTCACCGACGATCGCTCGAACATCATCCTGATGAACCGGCAGGCCGAGGCGCTCTTCTCGCTGGACGCCACCGACGACAAGTCATCCGCCGGAATGCGGCGCGAGCGCGCGCAGTCGGTCCGCGCCAACGACACGAAATTCACCACGTTCATCTCCGATTTCACGATCCACCCCGAGGCGTCGCGGCGCGAGGAGATGAGCCTCAGCGTGCCCGACAGCGGCGTCGAGCTGCCCGTGGAAGTGGTGTCGGGCAAGATCTTCAACGCCCGCGGCGAGCCGATGGCGATCGTATCCGTGCTGCACGACCTCACGGAGCAGGCGGAGAACGAGCGCCTGTACCGCGAGCTCAAGACGTTCAGCAGCCAGCTCGAGGACCGCATCCGCGCGGCCACGTCCGATCTGGCCGCCCAGAACGCCCGGCTGCAGTGGCAGTCGCAGGAGCTGGAGAAGGCTTACCGCTTGAAGTCGGAGTTCCTCGCCAGCATGTCGCACGAGCTGCGCACGCCGATCAACGCGCTGATCGGGTACACGGCGCTGATCCTCGACAAGATCTACGGCGACGTGAACGACCGCCAGGTCGAGGCGCTTCAGCGCATCCACGCTTCGGCGCAGCACCTGCTCGTCCTGATCAACGACATCCTCGACCTCGCCAGGATCGAGGCCGGCCGCATGCCGCTGCATCTCGAGAACGTGGACCTGCGGCACATCCTGCTGGAAGTGACGTCGCAGATGGAGCCGCTCTTCCGCAAAAAGGGACTCGTCTTCTCCTGGAAAATGGATCCCGGGACCGTGCCGATGCGCACGGACAGGACGAAGGTCAAGCAGATCATGCTCAATCTCCTGTCGAACGCGGTGAAGTTCACCCACCGCGGCAGCGTCGGCGTGACCGCCGTAGCGCAGAACGGCATCGTGAGCATCTCGGTCGTCGATACCGGCATCGGGATCGCCGAGGAGCATCTCGCGGGGATCTGGGAGGATTTCCGGCAGGTGGATCAGTCGAGCACGAGGGAGTTCGGCGGGACCGGTCTCGGGCTCAGCATCACCAGGAAGCTCGTGGAGGCGCTGGGCGGTCATGTCGACCTGCGCAGCACGCTCGGCGAGGGCTCGACCTTTACGATCACGCTTCCGCGGGAGTCAGAGACCGCCACGGATGAGGAATCCCTCCTCACGACCGGTGAATCGGTTGTTTTCGTGGGCACCGCGGAAGGACCGACCCGACCGATCGACGAGTCCTGAGGCGCCCCGAGCGCCACCACGCCGCTGCCGGGTGCTAGAATACGGGCTGCGGCCATCTCAACGGCATTAAGAAATGTTCGATTCTGTTCGGCGCACCGTCGTCGTCGTCGGCGCGCAGTGGGGTGACGAAGGCAAGGGCAAGCTCGTGGACGTCCTGGCGGAGCGGGCCGATTGGGTCATCCGTTACCAGGGTGGCGCCAACGCCGGCCACACGGTGCACATCGGCGACACGACTTTCGTCCTGCACCAGATCCCGAGCGGAATCCTGCACCCGCGCGTGCAGTGCGCGGTCGGGAACGGAGTGGTGCTCGATCCGGAGACGCTGTTCACCGAGATCGACGAGCTGATCGCGAAGGGGATCGAAGTCGAAGGTCGCCTGCACGTCAGCGACCGCGCGCACATGGTGCTGCCGTACCACAAGCTCGTGGACTCGCAGAGCGCGGCGAACCGCGAGATCGGCACCACCGGGCGCGGGATCGGGCCCGCGTACGAGGACAAGGTCGGGCGCCGCGGAGTGCGGGTGCTCGATCTTCGCCACGGCAGGAAGCTCCGCGCGCTGGTCGAGCAGGGAGTGGCGCACGCCAACGCTCGGCTCGCCGCGTTCGGCTCGTCGGCGCGCGCGGACGTCGATTCCACGCTGGAGCTGCTCGACGGACTCGCCGTGCGGCTCCTCCCGCTTGCGGCCGACGTCGGCCTCGCCGCGCACGAGGCGATCATGGGCGGCGCCGCGGTGCTGCTCGAGGGCGCGCAGGGGTCGCTGCTGGACATCGACCACGGCACATACCCGTTCGTTACGTCGAGCAGCACGACTTCGGGCGGTGCCGCGATCGGAGCGGGCATCTCGCCCATGGCGCTCGACGCCGCGCTCGGCGTCGTCAAGGCGTACACCACGCGCGTCGGCAACGGCCCGCTCCCGACGGAGCTGGCGGGGGAGCTGGGCGACCGCGTGCGCCAGCTCGGCAACGAGTTCGGCGCCACCACCGGGCGGCCGCGGCGGTGCGGCTGGTTCGATTCGGTCGTCGTGCGCTATGCCGTGAGAATCAACGGTCTCACCGATCTCGCGGTCACCAAGCTCGACGTGCTCGACACGCTCGACAAGCTGGCGGTGTGCACCGGCTACGTCGTGGACGGAGAGCTGCACACTGAATTTCCCGGCGATCTCACCGCGCTCGAGTCGGTCGAGCCCCAGTATGAGTGGCTCGAAGGGTGGCGGACGGCGACGTCGGACTCGCGCTCGCTCGAGGATCTGCCCGGGCAGGCGCGCCGATACCTCGACAGGATCGAGGAGCTCGTCACGGCGCCGATCACCTACGTGAGCGTCGGGACCCGGCGCGACCAAATCATAGGACTGGAAGACGCATGACCAGCGCGGCGAAATCGGGGACTGACGTCATGGAGAAGCTCGTCTCACTGTGCAAGAGACGGGGATTCATCTTTCAGTCGTCGGAGATCTACGGCGGGGCGGGCTCCGTGTGGGACTACGGCCCGCTCGGCGTCGAGCTCAAGCGCAACATCAAGGAGCTGTGGTGGAACGCGATGGTCCGCGCGCGCGACGACATCGAGGGTCTCGACGCCGCGATCCTGATGCACCCGCGCGTATGGGAGGCGAGCGGCCACGTCGCGGGCTTCGTGGATCCGCTGGTCGACTGCAAGAACTGCAAGAAGCGCTTCCGTGCCGACGATCCCAGGATCAAGGGCACTCCCGGCGCGCCCGACGCGCAATGCCCGGCGTGCGGAATGAAGGGGACGCTGAGCGAGCCGCGCCAGTTCAACCTCATGTTCAAGACGTTCATGGGGCCGGTCGAGGACAGCGCGTCGGTGGCGTACCTGCGCCCGGAGACGGCGCAGGGGATCTACGTCAACTTCCTCAACGTGCAGCAGTCCACGCGGCAGAAGGTGCCGTTCGGGATCGCGCAAATAGGCAAGGCGTTCCGCAACGAGATCACGCCGGGGAACTTCATCTTCCGCACGCGCGAGTTCGAGCAGATGGAGATGCAGTTCTTCGTGGAGCCGGACGACGCGCCGAAGTGGTTCGACTACTGGAAGGCCGAGCGCATGAGCTGGCACGCGTCACTCGGTCTGGACGAGAAGCGCCTCAGCTTCCACGAGCATACCGGGGCCGAGCTGGCGCACTACGCCAAGGCCGCCTTCGACATCCAGTTCGATTTCTCCGGGACGCTCGGCCCGCAGGAGATCGAGGGAATCCACAATCGCGGGGATTTCGACCTGACGCAGCATCAGACCTTCTCCGGCAAGAAGCTCGAGTACTTCGACCAGCCCAACAACCGCCGGTTCGTGCCATGGGTCATCGAGACGTCCGTCGGCGCGGACAGGACGGCTCTCGCGGTCCTCACCAACGCGTACCGCGAGGAAAGCGTGGCGGGTGAGGATGAAGGGCGGACCCTGCTCGCGCTCTCTCCGCTCGTGGCGCCGATCAAGGCGGGCGTATTTCCGCTGGTGAAGAAGGACGGGATGCCGGAGATGGCGCAGAAGCTGGCCGCCGAGCTGCGCGCCTCGTTCCCGGTGTTCTACGACGACAGCGGCGCGATCGGCCGGCGGTACAGGCGGCAGGACGAGGTCGGCACGCCGTTCTGTGTAACGATTGACGGCGACTCGCTCGCGGAGGGAACGGTGACGATCCGCGACCGCGACACACTCGGGCAGATCCGGCTCCCCGCCGAGCGGGTGGGCGAGTACATCAGCGAAAAGATCGCGAGGTGACCGCGCTCACCCTCGAGCGGCTACGCCGGGAGGGTCAGGCGTTCACCGAAGAGATTTCCAGGGAAGGGTATCTCGCGCACGCGGGACACAAGCCGACGGCGGAGCTCCAGCCGATCTACGACCGGCACGCCGCCGTGCTCGGCCGCGACGCGCTGGAGCTCACGCTCGACCTGTTTCGCTCCTCGCCGGAGTCTTCCGAAGAGCGCCGGTCCGCGGGCTATCTGCTGGAGTGGCAGATCGAGTCCCAGGCGGCGCGCGCGGTCGTGGAGCTGGACGAGCGGGAAGTGGCGTGGGAGAGCTCCGCCATGATCGACGTGGCCGGAGCGCGCCGCATCCCGTACCAGCGCGCGGCGATCGAGATCGCGAACGCGAAG
Encoded here:
- a CDS encoding glycine--tRNA ligase translates to MTSAAKSGTDVMEKLVSLCKRRGFIFQSSEIYGGAGSVWDYGPLGVELKRNIKELWWNAMVRARDDIEGLDAAILMHPRVWEASGHVAGFVDPLVDCKNCKKRFRADDPRIKGTPGAPDAQCPACGMKGTLSEPRQFNLMFKTFMGPVEDSASVAYLRPETAQGIYVNFLNVQQSTRQKVPFGIAQIGKAFRNEITPGNFIFRTREFEQMEMQFFVEPDDAPKWFDYWKAERMSWHASLGLDEKRLSFHEHTGAELAHYAKAAFDIQFDFSGTLGPQEIEGIHNRGDFDLTQHQTFSGKKLEYFDQPNNRRFVPWVIETSVGADRTALAVLTNAYREESVAGEDEGRTLLALSPLVAPIKAGVFPLVKKDGMPEMAQKLAAELRASFPVFYDDSGAIGRRYRRQDEVGTPFCVTIDGDSLAEGTVTIRDRDTLGQIRLPAERVGEYISEKIAR
- a CDS encoding DUF456 domain-containing protein, encoding MALLLLAIVLIASLIMIPFGLPGLWVMLGAALIYAYSGGGAAISTATLVLVALLAGIAEVIEYVLSARYVRIYGGSRRGAWGAIIGGTIGAIMGVPIPIIGSLVGAFAGSFAGALIAELGAGAEKRDASRAALGALVGRAVAAAMKVAIGLGIAVWIFFAAWS
- a CDS encoding M28 family peptidase, with protein sequence MPHRSPAREAKRLIDRIAETPRAAGTEGEARARKFCADYLMRAGFAVTEEEFSYSALPGTWAVPLFGLLSLTWFAVLGAALDHTVPEQTVRAAMVFLPLLPILFLAARNMMRRPRFMLRRARNLIAVRGGAPRVWLMAHLDSKSQPVPMLVRIGGILLASSAMLLTIVASFIPRVYDLGNAFWVPVTIAGTAGSLAVLLSTVGNRSRGALDNASGVAAAMLTAANTPTGTPVGVLLTSAEEVGLAGAWAWVQDQAERHATRHTKYAINFDALDDVGALTCMSDPDNPLAGQLRLAASETGADLRVRKVLPGIMVDSSALSRSDWDAVTISKGNFSTLARIHTPGDSPDRLTGTGVAEAVEVVTNFMEREG
- a CDS encoding adenylosuccinate synthase, translating into MFDSVRRTVVVVGAQWGDEGKGKLVDVLAERADWVIRYQGGANAGHTVHIGDTTFVLHQIPSGILHPRVQCAVGNGVVLDPETLFTEIDELIAKGIEVEGRLHVSDRAHMVLPYHKLVDSQSAANREIGTTGRGIGPAYEDKVGRRGVRVLDLRHGRKLRALVEQGVAHANARLAAFGSSARADVDSTLELLDGLAVRLLPLAADVGLAAHEAIMGGAAVLLEGAQGSLLDIDHGTYPFVTSSSTTSGGAAIGAGISPMALDAALGVVKAYTTRVGNGPLPTELAGELGDRVRQLGNEFGATTGRPRRCGWFDSVVVRYAVRINGLTDLAVTKLDVLDTLDKLAVCTGYVVDGELHTEFPGDLTALESVEPQYEWLEGWRTATSDSRSLEDLPGQARRYLDRIEELVTAPITYVSVGTRRDQIIGLEDA
- the trpS gene encoding tryptophan--tRNA ligase, coding for MSRIFSGIQPSGELHIGNYLGAVKNWVALQQRFDSFYCIVDYHAITVEYDPALLRERTRDMAISILASGVDPERAVLFLQSAVPEHTELAWIFNTITPLGELERQTQFKDKSSRQESIPVGLLTYPVLQAADILLYKADLVPVGEDQLQHLELSREVARKWNLRFSPEKPFFPEPREEVTPTARVMGLDGNAKMSKSLGNSVGLLEEPAAIWEKLKPAVTDPARVRRTDPGTPEVCNIYHLHKAFSPPDTVKHVALQCSTAGWGCIDCKKVLFESMKKELDPIRERAAEIRSNPATVDTTLREGAEKAHAVAKETMREVKERMGFAP
- the ftcD gene encoding glutamate formimidoyltransferase, whose translation is MKLVECVPNFSEGRRPEVIEAIRSAIASVEGVAMLDVSSDDSHNRSVITFVAPLDAAVNAAFAGIREARDRIDLTKHTGEHPRMGATDVVPFIPLEGTTMEDCVALARALGERVGRELEIPVYLYERAATRPTRENLADVRRGQFEGLLAEIGTNPEREPDFGPNRCHPTFGAVAIGARPFLVAYNVYLGAASNLPVAKKIAKAVRGSSGGFRYVKGLGLEVDGQAQVSMNLVDTTQTPVHRVFDFIRMEAQAHGVPVTWSEIVGLVPESALFETAAHHLQLAQFTTEQVLEARVREHAAGGESVSGFLGALASSAPAPGGGSVAAHAGALGAALAQMVAGLTIGKKKYASAEAEMQELAIRAAALGNTLSALVKRDADAYTEVSTAYALPRETDADQAAREAAIQASLTKAADVPLETARACAEVAELALAAAERGNTNAVSDAGVAALLAEAGCKAASYNVRINATSITDKAVAKRLNDQAAEIVSRVSAIAEKVAARVEATLTQ
- a CDS encoding ATP-binding protein; translated protein: MSSVTRDGLAVAPSQQLSGERLAELLSVISEANEFSTAAAFLVAQFADVASATRGCVLTIDPQQQQLESVAAVGFAPGEKPAISIPLADDRHPLVAATLSLRPVSCASSDTTASGIPFGSWIAIPFPQPQFKGAVDFIPDDKVESLELKSCSVHMADPRERRRRAGHAPCGIVILEAQPDEEMVTQLFHAASLAGPVLSRMFAVEEYRRSAERLDQQRDLLSALINSLLDPIIITSSTADIVVQNKRAEHLLSMKERDSEGRRRAVEINNLLFTSHLAKTAMGAPAEAGARELNMVDPDEGADLLFEVLTHRLEPDTGIEPGSVVSVLRDVTDLRRAARELERQVQRALVAEKDVTRERDRLDLILENVADPILVTDDRSNIILMNRQAEALFSLDATDDKSSAGMRRERAQSVRANDTKFTTFISDFTIHPEASRREEMSLSVPDSGVELPVEVVSGKIFNARGEPMAIVSVLHDLTEQAENERLYRELKTFSSQLEDRIRAATSDLAAQNARLQWQSQELEKAYRLKSEFLASMSHELRTPINALIGYTALILDKIYGDVNDRQVEALQRIHASAQHLLVLINDILDLARIEAGRMPLHLENVDLRHILLEVTSQMEPLFRKKGLVFSWKMDPGTVPMRTDRTKVKQIMLNLLSNAVKFTHRGSVGVTAVAQNGIVSISVVDTGIGIAEEHLAGIWEDFRQVDQSSTREFGGTGLGLSITRKLVEALGGHVDLRSTLGEGSTFTITLPRESETATDEESLLTTGESVVFVGTAEGPTRPIDES
- a CDS encoding inositol monophosphatase family protein is translated as MSLDAAELSRLARTVQAAALGAGEIIRSAAPTSSSLVWEHKGAADFVSEVDRNAEQHILSVLGKEFAGAIIIGEEFSPEAVSGAGLSFIIDPLDGTTNFLHGFPHYAVSIGAAYGDDLLAGAILNVQTRELFAASAGCGATLNGEPIRVSNETAPERALIGTGFPFKQLEHLPQFLRQFALVTRRTAGVRRAGSAALDLADTACGRFDAFWELGLAPWDVAAGVLLIREAGGLVTDLQGTDAIPGFGAYVAGGREMHAWLLRTLDEAVEQ